The genomic interval CCTTACCTTGGATGCTGAAAATCCGCCTGCATCTGTGTTTAAACTGGCAGCCGGTAGGATAGGATATGCTTTATTTGGAATTGTGATGTTTGCTGCGGCCATCACTTCAGTGGTAGGTTCTGCCTATACGTCAGTTTCTTTTGTCAAATCGTTTCATCCGGCTTTATTTAAATACCAGAATATACTTGTCATCGGATTCATTTTAATTTCAACACTGATTTTTATCAGCATCGGAAGACCAGTAAAACTGCTTATTCTAGCTGGTGCCCTCAACGGACTTATTTTACCTATTACACTGGCTACAATGCTAATTGCTGCTTACCAGTCAAAAATTATAGGTAACTACAAACATCCGATCTGGCTTACCCTATTCGGCTGGCTCATAGTATTACTTATGGCGTATATGGGTGGGTTTACTTTGGTGAATCAATTGGGGGATTTGTGGGGATAATCTTGAAAATAGATGGATTGATTACCTGTTTGTCTCCAAATAGTTAGAAATCTTTAGAGGCATTGACTTTCTAGTCTTTTAAAAATCCTTTTTTTATAAGCTTTGATTTTAATCTTTTTGGCTTGTAATTCTCTATCTTGCTCAACTTTCTTTTGTTCTTCTTCCAAAAGAGGAGAGCGATAATATATCATGGGCAGTAAAACAACATGTAATGGGCAATTACCCTTTATCAGTTCACGCTTAATGAACATTCCTGCGTAATGAACTTCTAACTCTTGACTTTCCTCTGGAATCGAAAAAGTGAATTCTCCATTTTCATTAGTAGCAGTTTTAAATTCAGCATTAAGAGTTTGGATAACTGCTCCGGCTATAGACTGTAAATCTTTATCTATGATTTTTCCGGAGACTGTTATCTGCTGGCTAAATCCGTCAATTATACCTAAATATAAAATTGTAGAGAATAATAGTTTCATTTCTTACACATACAGCTTTTGCGTATTTGCTTTCACCAGATCTGAC from Rhodocytophaga rosea carries:
- a CDS encoding carboxypeptidase-like regulatory domain-containing protein is translated as MKLLFSTILYLGIIDGFSQQITVSGKIIDKDLQSIAGAVIQTLNAEFKTATNENGEFTFSIPEESQELEVHYAGMFIKRELIKGNCPLHVVLLPMIYYRSPLLEEEQKKVEQDRELQAKKIKIKAYKKRIFKRLESQCL